The following coding sequences lie in one Montipora foliosa isolate CH-2021 chromosome 11, ASM3666993v2, whole genome shotgun sequence genomic window:
- the LOC137976828 gene encoding uncharacterized protein, with protein MAFHTHATNQENSSTRNTESAKVKLPKLELKSFSGNYQEWQGFWDTFQSAVDGNTGISAIEKFTYLKSCATSNAESAIAGLPLTADNYKVAIDILKDRFGKPQSLISNYMDALLKLPSVNSVHETKRLRELFDKIEINIRGLNALGVESRSFGNLLVPVVMEKTIGCKP; from the coding sequence atggctttccatacCCATGCGACAAATCAGGAAAATAGTAGTACCAGAAATACCGAAAGCGCAAAAGTGAAACTACCTAAACTCGAACTCAAATCCTTTTCGGGAAATTATCAAGAATGGCAGGGTTTCTGGGACACGTTTCAATCTGCTGTCGATGGAAATACTGGCATCTCGGCCATTGAAAAATTCACCTATCTGAAGAGTTGTGCAACAAGCAATGCTGAATCCGCAATTGCTGGACTGCCTCTGACCGCAGACAATTATAAAGTAGCCATTGACATTCTTAAGGACCGATTTGGTAAACCACAGTCGCTGATATCAAATTATATGGATGCCTTATTGAAACTTCCATCTGTCAATTCGGTGCATGAAACAAAGAGATTACGTGAATTGTTTGACAAGATTGAAATCAACATTCGAGGTTTGAATGCGCTAGGAGTTGAATCACGGTCCTTTGGGAATTTATTGGTTCCAGTCGTGATGGAAAAAACGATTGGCTGTAAGCCGTAA
- the LOC137976826 gene encoding uncharacterized protein, translating into MMFQKFCKAGKDWDELVDAELNHQWLATLSDLRQAGGVSFKRCYAKGLNGDKVNSVQLHCFADASEKAYGAVVYIRVEYEARVECQIVSSKTRVAPLAKQTIPRLELLSNLTATRLLNSVSQALDGVKIDDIFNWTDSMISLWWITNTDKEYKQFVENRVAEIRRNSRPEQWRYCPTADNPADIASRGVKSTELKERACGYMDPASCLRVVSSGQFNRQLYKPEKI; encoded by the coding sequence ATGATGTTTCAGAAATTTTGCAAGGCTGGaaaagactgggacgagttgGTCGATGCTGAACTCAATCACCAGTGGCTGGCGACTCTATCGGATTTGAGACAGGCTGGAGGAGTGAGCTTTAAGAGATGTTATGCTAAGGGATTGAATGGAGACAAGGTCAATTCAGTCCAACTTCACTGTTTTGCTGACGCATCGGAAAAGGCTTATGGAGCTGTGGTCTACATAAGAGTAGAATATGAGGCGAGGGTGGAATGTCAGATAGTATCTTCGAAGACAAGAGTTGCACCATTAGCTAAACAAACTATCCCTCGTCTGGAGTTGCTGTCCAACTTAACTGCGACCAGATTGTTGAACAGCGTGAGTCAAGCATTAGACGGCGTAAAAATTGACGATATTTTTAACTGGACAGATTCCATGATTTCGCTGTGGTGGATCACAAACACTGATAAGGAGTACAAGCAGTTTGTCGAGAACCGAGTGGCCGAAATTCGAAGGAATTCACGCCCTGAGCAGTGGAGGTACTGTCCCACAGCAGACAATCCAGCTGATATAGCGTCCAGAGGAGTCAAGTCTACTGAGTTGAAAGAAAGAGCCTGTGGTTACATGGACCCGGCTTCCTGTCTAAGAGTAGTGAGCAGTGGCCAGTTCAACCGACAGTTGTACAAGCCAGAGAAGATTTAA
- the LOC137976827 gene encoding uncharacterized protein, protein MKDDLQKFWDLETLGIKEHETSVYDKFSNDITFTGKRYQVKLPFKDNHPMLPDNYTVVLRRLTTTIKKLKNQPEILKQYDGVIREQLHSGVVEMVPQDQIPPPGDVHYLPHRTVVRLGRDTTKVRVVYDASSKVFGPSLNDCLHIGPSLNPLLFDILLRFRVHEVALTADIETAFLNIEIDPEHRDFVRFLWVEDPNKESPEVMVLRFARVVFGVNSSPFILNATIRHHLNTCLLMDSALARELLKSLYVDDYCVWKW, encoded by the coding sequence ATGAAGGATGAtctgcagaaattttgggacTTAGAAACTTTGGGCATTAAGGAACATGAAACTTCAGTctatgacaagttttcaaatgacatcaCATTTACTGGAAAGAGATACCAGGTCAAGTTACCATTCAAGGATAATCACCCCATGTTACCAGACAATTACACAGTTGTATTGCGTAGACTGACAACAACAATCAAGAAGCTCAAGAACCAACCAGAAATTCTGAAGCAGTATGATGGTGTGATTAGAGAGCAACTGCACAGTGGTGTGGTTGAAATGGTACCACAAGATCAAATACCACCGCCTGGAGATGTCCACTATCTTCCACACAGGACAGTTGTGAGACTTGGCAGAGATACAACTAAGGTGAGAGTTGTATACGATGCCTCATCTAAAGTGTTTGGGCCTAGTTTAAATGACTGTCTGCACATTGGACCTTCTCTTAATCCCTTGTTATTTGACATTTTGCTTAGGTTCAGAGTCCATGAAGTTGCCCTAACTGCAGACATTGAGACGGCGTTTTTGAACATTGAGATTGATCCTGAACACAGGGACTTTGTGAGATTTTTATGGGTTGAAGATCCGAATAAGGAAAGTCCAGAAGTCATGGTACTACGTTTTGCACGTGTGGTATTTGGTGTAAACTCAAGTCCTTTCATTCTAAATGCCACAATTAGACACCATTTGAACACATGTTTGCTAATGGACAGTGCACTTGCAAGAGAGCTATTGAAGTCTTTATATGTTGATGACTACTGTGTCTGGAAATGGTGA
- the LOC137976825 gene encoding uncharacterized protein, translating into MLWIRHVQQEIPKSDKYPQMKSSLGLYRDEAGILRCRGRIGMSSLPYDTRFPILLPRSQYFTKLVILKCHDQVMHNGVAETLVQVRSRFWIVKGRQTVKSIINKCVLCKKLEGRPYGTPPTSQLPGFRLSDEFAFTSIGVDFAGPVYVKDIYHKNDDMNKAYIVLYTCASSRAVHLDVVLRLTTEAFVRSFKRFVARRGVPNLVVSVNGSTFKSEELKKLPADHRIEWKFNVALAPWWGGFFERLVRSTKRCLKKTLGTARVSYEELLSVVVEIEGILNSRPLTYVDDELRSPLTPSQLVIGRRLLSKEEKTPSEASQTRSELSRRAKYLTTVLSQFCRRWQKEYLTELRVHHNCQLKNRQPTVNVGDVVCIHKDRTPRLFWNMGVVKALITGRDGFHRAAVVSTQSGDRVIDVTRPLKKLFPVETGLGVHERQKGNTDFPITFMGNAEQEHVAEH; encoded by the coding sequence ATGTTGTGGATTAGGCACGTTCAGCAAGAGATCCCAAAAAGCGACAAGTATCCACAGATGAAGTCATCATTAGGACTTTATCGAGACGAAGCAGGGATACTACGATGTCGAGGAAGAATTGGCATGTCTTCCCTACCGTACGATACACGATTTCCGATACTGTTGCCGAGAAGTCAATATTTCACTAAGTTGGTGATTCTTAAGTGCCATGATCAAGTGATGCACAATGGAGTGGCGGAGACCTTGGTTCAAGTTAGGTCACGGTTTTGGATTGTGAAGGGCAGACAAACGGTGAAGAGTATAATCAACAAGTGTGTACtgtgcaagaaacttgaaggtcGTCCATATGGAACGCCACCTACCTCTCAACTTCCAGGGTTCAGATTGTCCGACGAATTTGCATTTACAAGTATAGGAGTTGACTTTGCGGGCCCTGTTTATGTCAAGGACATTTATCACAAGAATGATGATATGAACAAGGCATACATCGTGTTATACACATGTGCCTCCAGTCGTGCAGTTCATCTCGACGTCGTCCTGAGGTTGACAACCGAAGCTTTCGTGAGAAGTTTTAAAAGGTTCGTTGCCAGACGAGGTGTTCCAAATCTTGTAGTGTCAGTTAATGGATCCACTTTCAAGAGTGAAGAGCTGAAGAAGTTGCCAGCAGACCACCGCATAGAATGGAAATTTAATGTCGCGTTAGCTCCTTGGTGGGGAGGATTTTTTGAACGTCTCGTTAGATCAACTAAACGCTGTCTCAAGAAAACCTTAGGAACCGCGAGAGTCAGCTATGAAGAATTGCTCTCTGTTGTTGTGGAAATAGAGGGAATACTGAATTCACGACCTCTCACGTACGTGGATGATGAATTACGAAGTCCGTTGACGCCGTCACAATTGGTTATTGGTCGTCGCCTGTtgagtaaagaagaaaaaactccCTCGGAAGCGTCTCAGACCAGAAGTGAACTGTCAAGACGTGCGAAGTATCTGACAACTGTTCTGTCGCAGTTTTGTAGACGTTGGCAGAAGGAGTACTTGACAGAGTTACGTGTCCATCATAATTGCCAACTGAAAAACAGGCAACCAACTGTCAATGTAGGAGACGTTGTTTGCATTCACAAGGACAGGACGCCGAgactattttggaatatgggaGTGGTCAAAGCCCTCATTACAGGACGAGATGGATTTCACCGAGCAGCAGTGGTGAGCACTCAAAGTGGAGACCGAGTAATCGACGTGACAAGACCCTTAAAAAAGTTGTTTCCTGTAGAAACTGGATTAGGAGTACATGAACGTCAGAAAGGGAACACTGATTTTCCAATTACCTTTATGGGAAACGCTGAACAAGAACACGTAGCTGAACATTAA